The Sulfurimonas sp. genome includes the window TCCCAATCATCACTTAAATCAAAACTATATTCATCATCTGTATTTAATTTAAACACTTGTACATTTTTATAATGCTGTGATATATTATTTTGTATTTCTATAGTAAATTCATTATCTCCAAATAACAAAGCATTATTTTGCATTTAAGCGCCTTTTTTATTTAAATATATAATAAATTCTTGTAAAAACTGAGTATTTCCAATCACTAAAAGGTAATCCCCAACTTCTAATACTGTACTATCGATAGGATTAAAGAAAAACCTATCCTTTTCTTTTTTATAAATGCCTAAAAGAACTATTCTATATCTTTTGTTTTCTAACTCTCCTACAGTTGAAATATTATTAAAAATTCTATCATTAATAAATATCTCATCAACATCAATACCATTATCATTTGCACGAAGTTCATGTATAGCTTCAAAAGCAACAGGTTGACCTACAAACTCCTTAGCTATTATACCTACTAATTCTTTTTCATAAAAAACTTCATTCACTCCTGCAAATATCAATTTATTTTTATTCATCTTATTCATTAGGATTGAGAGGATAAATACATCTTTGTTAAATGAGCGAATTGTTAAAGCAGTATAAATATTTTCTATATCACTATGGCTTAAACAAAGGATTGCTTTTACTTGCGTTTGTATATTTATACGAAGTTTTTTATAACTTGCGATTGAACCAGGATCATAGTTAAGTGCTACAAAACCATCTTTTGTTGCGTTTTGTACTTTTAAATGGTCTTCTTCTAAGATAATAATATTATTATTTTTACTAAGTTTTTTTACTACTTCTTTTGCTACATTCTCATAACCACAAATAAGATAAAACTCTTTTATTTTAGATATGTCATCTATAAATTTCTGATCTTTTATCTCATCTAGTTTTTCTGTAAAAGCAGTAACAATAAGTGAAGTTGTAAAAGAAAAAACACCAATACCTGCAACTATTACAAACATTGCAACTACTCGTCCTTCTTGTGTCACAGGAGTGATATCTCCATAACCAACAGTAGAGATAGTTACAATAGACCAATAAACTGCTTCAAAAAGAGTATCTATTGGCGAGTCTGGATTATTTGCTTCCATAACATAAATCAAAACAGATGATACAAAGATGATGATAGATGCAAACATTAAAAGTGTAAAAAACTCAAACTTTTTTGCTAAAATAATCGAGGTAAAAGTTTGAATACTTTTGGCATATCTAAAGAGTTTAAATACTCTAAATAGTATAAATATACGAAGAAGCCTTAACTGATGGAAAAATGGAATAATAGCTAGTAAGTCAACCATAGCTTTAAAAGAGAAGATATATGTTAGTTTATCAACACTGATAACTTTGATAGCTTTAAAAAATCTAAACTTTTCCCCAAGCATACTATCATGCTCACTTTGTTTTATAATAACATCACTAGCACTACTACTAATCCAAAGTCTTAAAATATACTCAATAAAAAATATAATAGAAATAATGTAGTTATTGAAAAAAAGTAGATTGTCATTTACATGTGATTTTACTTCTCTAATAAGTATAGCAACACTTATAAAGATTAGTGTAATCATAAAAATATCAAAGTATTTTTTATATTTATAGTTGCTATTTTCTAAAACATTATAAAAAAAGCGTTTAGTATTTTGATACGATGTTGATGTATTTAAAAAATAAGCAAAGTCAACAACTAAACGCTTCATATTTTTTATCCTAATTTTGCTTTTAAAATTTCATTTACTGCTTGAGGATTTGCTGTTCCCTTAGAAGCTTTCATAACTTGTCCAACAAAAAAGCCAATGAGTTTATCTTTTCCACCTCTGTACTGTTCTACCTTATCAGGATTAGCATCTATAATCTCTTTACACAGAATATTTATAGCACCCGTATCTGTAACTTGTTTAAGTCCTAATGCCTCTATAGCAGCATCTACGGCTTCATCTTTGTTCATCAAATAATCAAGAATTTCTTTAGCCGCTTTTCCACTTATGCTTTTATCTTCTATACGCTTAACTAAAAAGCCTAGTTTTTTAGCATTTACTGGAGAGTTTTTGATATTTACATCGCCTTTAAAACGAGCAAGAAGCTCAACTGTAAGCCAAGTAGTAGCATTTTTTGCCGTTATGCCTTCTTTCATCATAAGCTCAAAGAAGTTTGCCATTTCTATACTTGCTGTGATAACACCTGAGTTGTATTCATTCATACCATACTCTTTTACAAATCTATCTCTTTTAGCATCTGGTAGTTCTGGTATTTTAGAGTATTTTGCAAACATCTCATCTGTTACAATTACTTTCAGTAAATCAGGCTCAGGAAAGTAACGATAATCTGCAGCTTCTTCTTTTCCACGCATAGAACGAGTTTCTTGTTTTATTTGGTCAAAAAGTCTAGTTTCTTGAGAAATTTCTTTTTCATAAACTCCATCCTCCCAAGCTTCACTCTGCCTTGCTACTTCTACTTCTATGGCTTTTTGAATAAACTTAAAACTATTTATATTTTTAACTTCAACACGAGTATATAATTTTTTATCACCTTTTGGTCTTATAGAAACATTTACATCAACTCTAAAAGAACCCTCCTGCATGTTTGCGTCACCTATATCTAAATAACGGATGATTGAGTGTAGTTTTTTAAGATATGCCACAACTTCATCGCCATTACTTAAGTCTGGTTCTGAAACTATTTCAAGTAGTGGAGTCCCACCACGGTTTAAATCTACTTTAGATATCTCACCCTCATGTATATTTTTACCAGCATCTGCTTCAATATGTGCACGATTTATACGGATAGTTTTTTTACTACCATCTTCTAAGTCTATCTCTAAAGTACCATATTCAACTATTGGAGTATAAAGCTGAGTAATCTGATATGCTGATGGACTATCTGGATAGAAGTAAGACTTTCTGTCAAAAAATGAAGTCCTGTTTATCGTAGCATCTATAGCTGCTCCAAGCATAATAGACTTATGTAAAACTTCTTTATTTAAAACTGGTAAAGCTCCTGGAAGGGCTAAACAAGTTGGACATGTATTTGTATTTTGTTTGTGGTTAAAACTCGTAGGACACGAGCAAAAAAGTTTAGTTTTAGTGTTTAGCTGTACATGAACTTCAAGTCCTATAACTACTTCAAACATATATTCCCTTAGATAAAAATTATTGATTATCTATTTTAGCAAATTTTTGCTTTTATATATCATAAAGTGTATGCACTTCTAGTTCCATATCTCCAGATATGGAATCTTCTACATAAAACTAAAAACACCTCTCAATATCAACCAACCCTTGTACACCTTCGTAATCTCTAGCAGAACTATATCGCCAATGCACAGCTTCATCAACATATCCACGTTTTATAGGATTTTTATGGATGTACTTTATCTTTGTTTTCATCATCTCATCAGAGCTGATTTGTTTTAGTTGATAACCTTCTTTCCATACTTGAAAATTAGTTGCTTTATGATGTGCTTTTTTATAAAACTTTAGTTGTTCTAAGATGTTTGTAACATTTTCTTTTTTTAGTAAATTTAACAACTCTTTTGCTGTGTACTGTTTAAATGATTTCATAGTTTTTTCTATATCATTGCTTTGAACAACCATATGCAGATGATTTTCCAAAACAACATAAGCATAGAGTTTTAAGTTATCTTTTTTTTGCAAAAATTTTAAACAATCTATGATGATTTCTACGCTATTATGTCTTATAAACAGAGGTATCCAATGAAGTACTGTACAAGTTGTCAACAGCGTAGTTAAAATAAGCAGTATTTTATGATTTTAACGTTCTTTTTCATACTCTTTATATGTTCTTTTATTAAGATTTTCTAAACATTGCTCAATTGCACCAGCTGGTTGATTACGACAGTTATGTTCTGCCCCATATTGTCCACCTTTATACCAAGCCTTGGCGGTACACCCTGTAAAAAGGCTCATAAAAAGAGCAAGTGCGATAGATAGTATAATTTTTTTTGTTTTCAACTTAATGTACTCCCATATTTTAATATCGCTCCTATTGAAACTAACGGTCGAGTTGAAAAACAAGGTATCAAATCGTCTTGATTATTAGCTATTTAATATATCTTAATTCGACACATAAAAGGTAGAAAATTTCGCACTATTACCTTGTTTTTCTTTCCAACGAGACTGTGAAACAATCAAGCCTCAAAGTTCATAATAATTCGATTTTTAGAAATTATATCGTTTAAATTGTACCATAAAAATATTTGATATTATTTTAGCCATATAGAGCCTAAAACTAGCGATATAAAAAGCTATTTCTTCTCTTATATCACTTAAGTCTCCATCTTTGACAGCTATCATCAGTTTTCTAAACAGAGCTATCCCTATCAGGTTTAGTAATCGTTTGAAATTATAGGTAAACATGATGAGTGCGTTTTCACCAGCTACTTTCTTTTTGCTTCTCACTAAGAAGTGATCCCAGCCTAAGCTTCTTTTGATTGTTCCAAATGGGTGTTCAACTATTGAACTTACATAAATCTATTTAGTAGATTTATTGCACTGACGCTTGTTGAGCTAGTCTTTTTTTGATGATAGCTTTTGATTCATCTGTTTGCATATTCGCATTATAGTTGTCAAGTAGCTCTTGATGTTCCCATCTTTGAGTCTGTTTATTCTTAGTCTTTTCACCTAAACATTTATCTTTGATTGGGCAGGCATTACAGTCGGTTTGAGAGCTTCTATACAAGTACATAGTTCTAGCATATGATTGATTCAATGATGATGTTCTTGATATTAGTTTATTGTTAGGGCATACATAAGCGTCTTTGTTCTTATCGTAGATAAACATATCTTTAGTGAACTTACCTTTGTTTTTTAGTTCTTGACCTGTTCTTACTAATGGTACTACTGTATTTATATTATCGTCAATACATTTTTTAATCTCAACTGCTGAAGAGTAGCCTTTATCTGCTGTTATTATCAAGTTTGGATTATTTATAACTTTTCTAGTTTGTAGAGCCATTTTATGGAGTTCTTGTTTATCGCTACCTGATGATGTTACATCTGTAGCTACTATAAACTTGTACTTATCGTCTACACATATCTGAGAGTTGTAAGCCATAAGATTATGGGATGGTTTAGTCATTACGCTTGCATCTGGGTCAGTACGATTATATTGAGTTTTATTAAGACTTTTAAGAAGCGCTAAGTCAGCTTTAGACTTGAGTTTTTTTTAAGAGTTTATCTAAATTTTTAGGTAGATTTTTAGAGAGTTTATTTGTGACTGTCTCTTCATCGCTATATTCTAAAGTAGTTAGATACTCTTCTATAGACGATTCTACTTGTTTGATGGACTCATCTACGGTTCTTTTCATTATAAGAGTATTTTTAGAAGCATTAGCTCTTAGAAATGCACCATCAAGTCCAACTATCTCTCCACCGATAAGTCCTATTCCTTTACACAAAAGTATAAATTCCTTAAACACTTGTTTAAGTGCTTTTGGATTGTCCTTTCTAAAATCCGCTATTGTTTTATAAGTTGGCTTTAGTCCTGCTGTCAACCACATCAGTTCTATATTTCTGCTATTTTCCTTTTCAAGATTGCGAGAACTTCGTATCTTATTGAGATAGCCGTAGATATATATTTTTAATAGTAACTTTGGTGCATAAGATTTTTGACCAGAGAGACTCTTAGACGTATCGCTAAAGCCTAGTCTTTTTAAATCTAATAATGAGACATAATCATCAATAGCTCTTACAGGGTTATTCTCATCTACATACTCATCAAGACTTGGAGGAAATAATAGTTGTTGATTACGGTTTAAACCCTCTTTGTATTTCTCACTCATAGACACCTCTTTAAATCCCTATATTACGAACTATTATTAGTTATATTATACAATTATAAGGGTTTAAATATGGTTAATGTTAAGGTATTTGTGTTAGAATTTTTGTAATTTATGAGACTGTTTGAGGTTTAGTTATTTCACAGTCTCATAGTAGCCAATAAGTAGCCTAGCGGCGACTTATTGGCTATATTCAGCCGTTATCACCAAAAGTAATTTTCAATTAATACCAAATTAAATCTAAATTTGGTACAATATAGTATCTTTAAAGAAGGTGGAAATTATGTATTTAAGTCAAGATATAAAACCAATTAGCTATTTAAAAGCAAAAACTGCAAATGTTATCAATGAGGTAAATGAAAATCAAAGAACTATTATAATTACACAAAATGGTGAAGCAAAAGCAGTAGTACAAGATATAAAAAGTTATGAAAATACACAAAACTCTTTAAACCTGTTAAAACTCATAGTTCAAGGTGAAAATGATATAGAAAACAGTAGAACTATAGAACAAAAAGATATGTTTGATAATTTAGAGCAAAAATTATTTGGATAACTTAAAATGAAAAAATTCAAAGTTATCTGGAGTAAAAATGCTGAACTTGATTTAGAATTAATTATTGAATACATTAAGATTGACAGCATAAATATAGCAAAAAAAATATTTAATGAAATAAAAAAAGAATGTAATAATTTATACACTTTACCAGAACGAAAAAGAATAGTACCAGAGTTTCAACAAATTGGTATTTTAAAATATAGAGAAATTATATATAAAAGATGGAGAATAATTTACAAAATTGATAATGAAAAAGTTTATGTTTTATTAGTAATAGACACAAGTAGAAATTTAGAGGATATACTATTTCAAAGGTTAATAAATAGTGATAACAAAACATAGAGACTGTGAAATAACTAAACCTCAAACAGTCTCATAAATTACAAAAATTCTAACACAAATACTGGAGTGGTAACCTAAATTCATACTAAGAATTTAAGATTTAAAGTAAATTTTTTTAGGCTGAATAATTATTTTTTCTTATAGTTTAATAAATAATCATCAACCATTTTTAACTTCAAGCTTTTGCTTAATCCTCTGTGGATTTTAATGAGTATTTTCAATGGAGAAAAAGTTCCACCATCGAGAGTATTTGTTGTGTTTGGAATCTTGAAATTTTTATATTTATTTCTTGTAAAAAGATATGAAAGATTAGCTCTTAAACTTCTATATGCAGCTCTAACTTTTTGATGAGTGTAATATGATTTACCAGTATCATTATTGATACTTTTTTCTTCTATAAAATTTTTATATGTTTCATACCATTCATCAAGCTTTTTAGTAAATTTTTTTTCATTAGTTTGAGTGAGTCGATACATGATTTTCTTCAAATCTTTTCCAGCTTGTAGTCTTGGTCTTTTAGTTATATATCTTTATAATGCCCCTAAAAATCAAGACAACTTTCCTAAAGATTTAATTTCATAAGCAACTGTTACCTTACCCTACATTTTTTAGATATTCAAGATAAACATTCATCGGTTTTCTATAATCTAAACTTGAGTGAAATCTCTTAAAGTTGTATTTATAGATATAAGCTTTAACTCCTTCTTTTAAATTTCTAATAGTTTGATAATCATTTATGTAAATATTACCATGTTTAAGGGTTCTAAAAAATCTCTCAATTACTATATTGTGAATACTTCTAGCTTTCCCATTCATTGATATTTGAATATTATATCTTTTAAGTATCTGAGTATGCTCATTGCTTGTATATTGACTTCCTTGATCACTATTAAATATCTTAGGCTTAGGATACTTTGCAAGTGCCTTTTCTAGCACATCGGTTGCAAGTGTTGCATCCATAGAATTAGTACCACAAGGGCATGATAATATTTTATAGGAGAGTATAGCTTTAGAATGCCAGTCTATAACTGCTGCCAGATACATAAAACCTCCGTTAATACGAATATAGGTAATGTCACCACTCCATACTTCGTTTGGAGTAGGCACATAGACAGTATTTTTCTTACCAACTCTAGTCCAATACTTCTTGAGGAGGTACTCATATATTTTATGTTCTTTATTTTTAATACTTGTTAGTTTCTTTTTAGTTGGGTATATTGCTTGTATGCCAAGTATTGCCATATATTTCAAGACTCTATTTCTGCCAATGGCATAGCCATCTTCTTTGAGTTGCTCGTAGATAAACCTATAACCATACTCTGAGTTCTCTGTAGCTATCTCATCAATTTTATGAAGTAGTTTGATGTTTTTTTGACTCATTGGTACTGGTTGATAGTAATAGTGGCTTCTACTAATACCAAATATCTCACATTGCTCTGAAATTGATAATTTTTTATGCTTGGACTCGATCAAAGCTTTTTTATTACATAAGTCCAAGCTCTTTAGCTTTTTTTCAACGAAACCTGCTCTTACAGTTGCTTTTCCTAGTGCCTTAGCTAAGCCATCATTCTCAGTTTTTAACTCTTCTATTTCATCTCTATAAGCTTTCGTCGCTCCACCCAAGTCAAATGCTAAAGATGCATTTTCTAAAAATTGAGTCTTCCATTTTCCTAATGATTGAGAAGTGATTTTATACTTAGTTGCTAACTGACTTATTGTCATATCTTCTTTTAACATTTCTAAGACTATTTTAGTCTTCTGTTTTGCCGTATAAGTTTGCCCTTGTTTTCTACTCATAATTTATCTCCATAATTCTTACTTATTTTAGCTTTTTTGAAAATAAATCCTACTGAATTGGTGTCTTAGATTTTAGGGGCATTATAGTTATGAAGTTTTGTGTCATTGAATACAAAAATATATCCCATGTTTTATTGTATGTTTCAGTAATAGTTTTTTCATAACTCCAATTATTGTTATAGTTAAAAAATTGGTTTACTTTTCTATCATCGTCAAAGTAGTCATATGAAAACTCAAGTATATGTTTAAAATTTCTACCATTTAAAACCATTTGATGAAAAACATTTTTTACTTTTTCTTCTGTTGATATGTTCTTTCTTTTCTCTATCAGTATTTTTAATATATACCCAAATATCATGTAGTATTCTGATAAAATCGAATATATATCAAGCTTATTATTTGATTGAAAAGTATAATAAGGGGAGTTGCATAATTGTATTTTAGTATACTGATGTTGAAGTTTATCAATAAAATGATTGAAGTAGAAGACCCTATCCTCAATAAGCTCATCAATATTCTTAAAACCATGTTGATTTAATAAATTTAAGTTTTCACTTAAATTATTTCTATTTTGAAAATTTTCAATATCTAGATTATTTATTATTTCAAATATTCTAATTTTCTCTAATGTTCTTTGTGGATTCTTTTTTTTATGATGTGGGTTTATATGATCTTCCATCATATATGGTAAATAATTCAAATCTATATTGTGCTTTAGTTTAAAGTCAATAAAATTATTAGAAATTTTTTTATTATAAAATCTCTCAAACATATTCATTGAGTTACTGTCAACAAATATAGAACTATCATGATTTACTTTTTCTTTAAATTCATTTGTAAAATATAAAATGTTTTTATAATTTGAAAAATGGTGTTCAACAGTTATTTCACTTTCATCAGAATCATAGAATTTTTTGCTATTAATTTCTGATAATATATTTGTATGAAAATCTGACCCAGTTTCATCATCCGTGCCAACAATTAGTGAATAGTTCTTAATAAAGTCATACTTTGATTTATAGTTATTATAAATACGATTATAATCATAATTTTTTGTAGATTGAACGAACTCTTGAATCATATCCCCTAAAATAAGCTGCTCGTTATAATTTTCACCAAACATAAAGTACCTTTGTTTTTTGTATAGCTAACGGGGGCGCGGGTGAGTAACTGCCGTTGGTAAAACTTTAGTTTTTCCAATGGTTGCTTGCTCCTCCCGCTTGTTATCTGGCGCTGTGCGACAGATGACCAGTGGGTGTTCAACCCGCGCCCCCGTTATCCGGTCACGCAGTGAGCGGATAACGTTTTAGGAGAGCAATAGTTTTCCCGCTAGGGTAAACTATTGGCTCCTGCGTTTTGTTAGCTATAGCACTAACATACGACTATTTTTTGTTCTTAATGATTTGCGACTACTACAATACGAAATGCTTAGAAAACCAAATTTATATCCTATATTTCCAGTATATCTATCACCCAAAGGTAAAGAACCAACCTTTTTGATAACTAAACGATTTACTTTAATATATTTTCCATTTTCAAAATCAATAGTTGAGTCATTACTGACAGTTACTAAAAGTATATTACAAAAAACAGCTACTCCATCTGAAGCACTCCATGTTTGAATAATATGAACTCCACTAAATGAACAACCTATATATTGATAAGAAAGTATCTCATCTTCTTCTTTCGCTGTGACAACTGGATGAGTTTTGCTTGATTTTTTTGATGTTATATCAGAAAAATATCTGTTACTTGGAATGTCCCCTATAAACTAGACAATTACTAATCCAGTAAAAACCTAATTTTCTGAAGACCCCAAATTATACCTTTTTTCAAACTCATTTGGTGAAATATAATCCAAATAACTATGTCTTCTTTTCGAGTTGTAGAACATTTCTATATATTCAAAGATTTTAGATGCTGCAACTTCTCTAGTTAAAAATACCTGCTTTCTAACAAGCTCTTTTTTTAATGTTTTGAAGAAGCTTTCCGCAACTGCATTATCATAACAGTTTCCTCTTCTACTCATGCTAAGAGTAATATTATGCTTCTTGGCAAACTTTTTATAATCATAAGAGCTATATTGACTTCCCTGATCGGAGTGAAGAATAACCTTATCATCCTTATGCAGTCTTGTAACTGCCATTTTAAGTGCATCAATAATTAGTGGTGTTGTTTGTCTATGTCCTGTCGCCCAGCCAATAATTTTTCTATTAAATAAATCTATAACAGTTGCCAAGAATATCCATCCTTCTTTTGTTCTAATGTAAGTTATATCACTAACCCAAGTATCATTAGGTTTATTTACTATAAAACACTGCTGTAAATGATTAGGATGTGCCTTGTGAACGGGACCAGCTTTAGAGTATGGCTTACGTTTATAAGTGCCTACACCATAGAGCTTGGCCTCGCTCATCAGTCTAGCTACTCTCTTTTTATTTACATGAACTCCAAGTTCTTTTAAATCTTTATGAATATTTCTATGACCATATACCCCATTGGATTCTTTATAGGCTTCTTTTATCTGAATAAGTAATTCTTGATTTTCCAACTCTCTATTAGAAATCGGTTGATTTAGCCACTGGTAATATCCACTTCGGTGCACTTGCATAACTTTACAAAGTCTATGAATGGCATAGACTTCGCTATAAGCTTTAATAAAAGTATATTTTAGTTTGTGTGGCTTGCAAAGTACACCGCGGCCTTTTTTAGGATGTCCCTCTCTTCTGTAACTCTCTTTAGCTCTTTTTGGAGTTTTTTTATCTCCGCTTGGGACTCATCCATAATCTTATATTTTTTTACTGCTGCTGGAGACTCTAATCTTTTTATCCAACCACTTAACGATGTTGGATGTATACCTAATCTATTTGCCGTATCTGTTATGCTGTAACCATTTTTAGTTACTTGTTTTACTGCCTCTATTCTAAACTCTTCACTGTATCTTTTTCTTGCCATTTTTCAACCCTATAATTTTCATAATGTTATATCATTATACTATCTAAATTATTGGATTAATTAGTGTCTAGTTTATAGGGGACATTCCAACTATTATTTGATTTAGAAATATTGATTGATACAACTTGATCACCTGTATCGCTTGTCCAACCGATTAGGTCTTCAAGAATTTTTGGGTTAATATATTCTTCATTTGTAAATGAATACTTATAATCACTAAAATCTCTAATTAAAGTAGAATTTGGGGTTAATGACATAAAGTTAAATCCAATGATTCCATGAACTTCATCTCTAAAAAATGCAGCTGTGCTTAGCAGTAGAACAACTACCGGCTCTGGACTTGGTTCTATATATAACCAAATTATACAAGCTAAAAAAGCTAGAATACTAATTATTTTATACAATTTTTTCCTTGATAGCTAACGGGGGCGCGGGTGAGTAACTGCCGTTGGTAAAACTTTAGTTTTTCCAATGGTTGCTTGCTCCTCCCGCTTGTTATCTGGCGCTGTGCGACAGATGACCAGTGGGTGTTCAACCCGCGCCCCCGTTATCCGGTCACGCAGTGAGCGGATAACGTTTATCGTGAGCAATAGTTTTCCCGCTAGGGTAAACTATTGGTCTCCTCGTTTTTGTTAGATGTTCGCATGTTGATTGCTTCTAAAGTCCATTACATCTGAAATTGTTTCTATAAAACTTTTTAAATTATGATGTGCTTCATCATCTCTAACCAAGGGACAACCATTTTCCCGTGACAATGTAAATCCAATTTTACACGGTTCTGTATGTGACTCAATACGTAATACATCTTTCTTTTCTTCAATTATATTTTCTTGAATTTTTGTTCTAAACCAATACTGTTCAACTTCATCTTCTGATAATTCTATTTTATCCTGTGATACTCTATTACAATCATTGATACAAACATCTGATAATTCTATTTGTAATTGATTGATAATCGGCTCTAGAATCATTGTTTGTATTTCTCTTGGATACTCTCTATCTGTAACATTCCATATATTTGTTAATATATTAATTGTTCCATTTTTACCTACTTTTTTACAGCATATTAGGATTAAATATGAAAATGATTTTATAATTGGTTCTTGTTTTGTACCAGCTTCATCTGCTCTAAAAATTAAGTATAAAAAATTTATAAGTCCATTTGATAATGTTTCTATTAATAACTCATTATCAACAAACATACACCATGACCTCTGGTTGATATTTCCATTGTTTATTTCTGAGGTAGTCAATGCAAGTAAGGATTGTGGTGATATTTTAAGTTCACTACGATTTTGCCATAATTTTATTAGTGTTGGCTTATCAGATAAAGTTGAATAGTTCCAAAACTTAGTTCTAATAACTTCTAGTTGCCCTTGTAAGCTAAGAGCTTTTGAATATAGTCTTATTATTGATAATGGATTTTTAGAACATAAATTTTCTAATTCAGTACGTTCCCAAAGTTTAACTTTTATTTTAGGATTATTTGATTGCCATTCTTTAACCCAATCTCTTGTTGGATTAGAAAAGTTTGAATTTGTTGCTATCACTATGACATCCACATCTTGTTTATTGCTTATATTAAATAATGCACTGTGCACTTCAGCTGGTTCTACTGTAGATTTTCTTCCTTTAGCTTCTATCCACCATTTTTGTTTTGTTAATTCACCATCAGGTGAAGATACATAAAATGATAATTCTAAATCTCTTCCTCCATCTGAAGCACCATTACCTTGGCCTCCTATACGCCATTCAATATCTTTAGCTCCCATTTCATCAAAAAGCCAGTACAATAATTCTTCTAATTCTTTACC containing:
- a CDS encoding IS3 family transposase (programmed frameshift); protein product: MARKRYSEEFRIEAVKQVTKNGYSITDTANRLGIHPTSLSGWIKRLESPAAVKKYKIMDESQAEIKKLQKELKRVTEERDILKKGRGVLCKPHKLKYTFIKAYSEVYAIHRLCKVMQVHRSGYYQWLNQPISNRELENQELLIQIKEAYKESNGVYGHRNIHKDLKELGVHVNKKRVARLMSEAKLYGVGTYKRKPYSKAGPVHKAHPNHLQQCFIVNKPNDTWVSDITYIRTKEGWIFLATVIDLFNRKIIGWATGHRQTTPLIIDALKMAVTRLHKDDKVILHSDQGSQYSSYDYKKFAKKHNITLSMSRRGNCYDNAVAESFFKTLKKELVRKQVFLTREVAASKIFEYIEMFYNSKRRHSYLDYISPNEFEKRYNLGSSEN
- a CDS encoding restriction endonuclease; translation: MDSELIIPTEIPWDIIKGKELEELLYWLFDEMGAKDIEWRIGGQGNGASDGGRDLELSFYVSSPDGELTKQKWWIEAKGRKSTVEPAEVHSALFNISNKQDVDVIVIATNSNFSNPTRDWVKEWQSNNPKIKVKLWERTELENLCSKNPLSIIRLYSKALSLQGQLEVIRTKFWNYSTLSDKPTLIKLWQNRSELKISPQSLLALTTSEINNGNINQRSWCMFVDNELLIETLSNGLINFLYLIFRADEAGTKQEPIIKSFSYLILICCKKVGKNGTINILTNIWNVTDREYPREIQTMILEPIINQLQIELSDVCINDCNRVSQDKIELSEDEVEQYWFRTKIQENIIEEKKDVLRIESHTEPCKIGFTLSRENGCPLVRDDEAHHNLKSFIETISDVMDFRSNQHANI